Below is a genomic region from Candidatus Hydrogenedentota bacterium.
CTGCTCCTTGAAGGCGTGAAATACGTGATCGCCGGTGCTGCTTACACCATGAGCAATGACGACCTTTCTGCTGAGTAAAAGGTGCTTGGGCAAGAATTCGACGAAAATCCGGTAGAGAGCGCTTTTCCCTGACCCCTTTGTCCCAGCTATGATGTCTACTCGGTCTTGGAGCAAATCCGTAAAGACAGACGTCTCCACTCGCGCCGATTCAAGAAGGGTGTCCTGCTCGGCAATTGAAGATCCCAAGTCAAACTGACCCAATAGAAGATGAAGTGTCGAGTTCTGATAGGCCAAGTTCCAACTCCGTGCAGGAGTTAAGCTAGATCAGTCCAACGGAATAATGCAAATCAGTATCGACTGCGCAAAATTCAGCACGAATTCTGGCCGAAATCTGCAACAAAAGAATCTGGGACAAGATACGATTTGAGTCCTTTATCATCTCTTTTTCTCAACCGGGTCGCCTCGTGGTCAGGATGTCTTAACACGTCCGCTGACCACGTTCGTTGTAGTGAACCATCCAAGTCATGTTCTTAGCCGCTCGCTTGCCGCCCGATCCGCGCGTTGCGTGGTTATCTGTTCTCGTGTGCGCTTTGTACTCTCTAACGACTTGCAGCCGACTCATCAAACACCGGCGCCGGGCCGGTAAGCCATTTGAGGTGTTGGCGGCGGGTTTTGCTGGCGTCGAAGAGGTACAGCACTGCCGAGCGGTCGACGTTGGAGAGTCGCGCGATGCCTTTGTCGTCGAGCCAGCCGTTGTTGGTTGCGAGGGGGTGTCGTAGTGTTCGACGCCGATACGGGTCCACGCGAAGTTCGTCATGGCGTTCCGGTTGCGCGGCCAAGTTCCTTTGTCCCTATATCTTCTTAGACCATTCGGGTTCGGGGGGTTGACTCCGTGCCGTCCCCTCAGCCAGCATGATTCCGCCACCTCGGGGGAAGCGTCCGGCAGCGCGAGGAGGCACTGAACGGGGGCGTTCAACAAATTCAGCGCACGTGCCCGCCACCACGAGCCCGCGGCATCGCGCGCGATACCGCCTCGCCCTGTGGAAGCCGGCGGTCTGACGGGGGGAATACTGTGGGACGCAGGGGGATGCGCGCATGATTGAGCTTGGAATGCACACCGACAATTGGCGGCCGCTCAGCGGGGGATTCGCAAAGGCGGCGGAAGCCGCGGTCACCTACGGCATCAAACATCTCGAGTTTGCCGCTATTCACGGCCAGTACTTCATCCAGGCCATGGGCTACGAACCGGGAATCTCGCTCGAATCGAATCCGCGCGCGTTGAAACGCTACTGCGACCAACGCGGGCTGGCCATCTCGCAAATCGACGGCGCCTATCCCCTCATGGGTCCCGACGGCTCCGCCTACGGCGTGCAGTACGTCCGGCAATGCATCCGGTTTGCGGCCGAGCTCGACTGCCCGATGGTGGACACCACCGACGGCGCAATCGAAATCGAAGGACTCAGCCGCGACGAAGTGTTCCGCATCACCTGCGACAACTACCGCCAGGTCCTCTCCTGGGCGGAGGACTACCGGATCGTCATCAACGTGGAACCCCACGGCCCCTACACCAATGACGGTGAGTTCATGCTGAAGCTGTTCAAACACTTCGAATCCGAATGGCTACGGTGCAACTTCGACACCGGAAACTCCTTCATCGCCGGCCACGATCCGCTTGAGTACCTGAAAACGCTGCGGCCATATGTTTCCCACTGCCACATCAAGGACGTCAGCGCCGGCCTGGCCGCCGCGGCCCGAGGCGAAGACACCGGCATCGCCTGCAGCGAAGTCGCCATCGGCGGCGGCGTCAACGCCGGCAACATCAAGAACTGCCTCGCCTTCCTCAAGCAGACAAATTGGGACGGCGTCGTCTCCCTCGAGTGCTACGGCAGCGACGAGAATGTTCGCCAGAGCGTTGAGTTCCTGCGGGCTCTCGTCTGACTCGCGGCGGTTGCTCAGAAACCTCTCGTCCGTGCGCCGCACCGCGCACCGCTGAGCCGTGCATCGCGAGCCACCACTTCGACCCCTCCATTACCCCCATCACAACTCCACCTTACAGCCCTCAATCTATGCAATATGTGAAATCTGTGGTTAAACGCTCTTTAATTGACAGATCTGCATCTAATCCACGTTTATCCATTAAAACCCCTCGTTTCGCAAAACGCAATTTGACCTAGTTTTCCTGGCGCTTTGCATTTCGCCATAAGCTTCGTCAATCAAACAGAGGTTATTTCGCGCAGGAGCCATCTCAACC
It encodes:
- a CDS encoding sugar phosphate isomerase/epimerase; protein product: MIELGMHTDNWRPLSGGFAKAAEAAVTYGIKHLEFAAIHGQYFIQAMGYEPGISLESNPRALKRYCDQRGLAISQIDGAYPLMGPDGSAYGVQYVRQCIRFAAELDCPMVDTTDGAIEIEGLSRDEVFRITCDNYRQVLSWAEDYRIVINVEPHGPYTNDGEFMLKLFKHFESEWLRCNFDTGNSFIAGHDPLEYLKTLRPYVSHCHIKDVSAGLAAAARGEDTGIACSEVAIGGGVNAGNIKNCLAFLKQTNWDGVVSLECYGSDENVRQSVEFLRALV